The genomic DNA ACGCCTATGAGCAGTCGGTCGGCGGTGGTGCAACGGCTGGCCGAAAGCAAACTGGCCGCCGGCGTCGCTGATCGCCGGATTGATCCGATCCGCGAGGGAAGACGGCGGTCGGCCCTGCGGTTGACCTAGTAGGTAATGCTCAGCCGTGCACCGAGCCGGCGCTCGTCGTCGGCGAGTAGCGACGGTCCCGAAGCCAGGACCGGCTCGGCGACGAAACCGGTGAACTCCACCGTGCTGCCCAGTCGCACGGTCGCTTCGAGGCCAACCGCTGCGCGTTCGGCGGTGCCGGCCGTGACCGGTGGCGGATCGCGGAAACGGGCAGCGCCGTATTCGGCGAACAGGGTCGGTTCGAATGACAGCCAGCCCAGAGCCCAAGGCCGATGGTTGATCGTGGCGCGCGCGCGCCAGCCCTGATCACCAGCCGCCGTGCCGGGCTCGAAAGCGCGCTGGGCGTCGCCGCCGAGCACCACCTGTTCGTTCTGCGGCAGCGCCGCCGAGGTGAACTGGGCGGAAGCTTCGATCGACGGCGTGAACGCTGCGTCCGGCTGATAGCTCAGACGGATGGCCGGCCGGGCCATCGAGAACTGGCCGCGTCCGCCACCACCGGCCGGCACGAACGGCGAAGAGGTGAAGCCCTGGCTCAGATCGACGCCGCCCTGCAGTTCGAAGATATGGCTGTTGCCGACCGCGAACCGGGTGGCGCCGCTGACCACGATATTGGCCTTGGTGTAGCGCTCAGTCAGCAGGCGTTGATCGTCGAAATCGAAGGTCTGCTGCACGCGGGCAACGCGCAGGCTCAGGGTGACGCGTTCCGTGTAGGTGGCATGCAGCGGCACCAGCCAGGAAACGCCGGCTTCGGAGATTTCGCCATCCAGTCCTGCCGGGAAAACGGTACCCATGGCATCGATCGCCGGCACCTTCGGCTTGAGTTCGACATAGCGGCCGTCGACGCCGAGCACGCCGGCGGTGGTGACCCGGGTCAACGAGCCCGAGGCTTCGTGATAGGGGCCGCTCTGGTCGTCGCGCAACTGTGGTGGACGCACTGCCGCGCCGATACCGACCAGCGCTTCGGTGCCATCGCCCCATGAGTAGCGGGCCTGACCATCGGCGATATAGCGGCCGGAATAGCGATTGCCGTTGGTCGCGAAGCCGGCGCGCAGCTGCAGGCGATCGCGGCCATCGGTCGGGTTGTCGATGACCAGCTTCGAGGAATCCGGGCCGTCCGGGACCAGCTGCATCTGATAGTTGTCACCGGCACGTTCGCTGAGCGAATCGGCCAGCACGCGGCGTTTTTCAAGATCGGCGGCGGTGACGAAGCGCTTCTTTTCGATGCCGGCGAAGTACGCCTTGATTCGGGGTGAGGCTTCCACCGAGCTGATCCTGCCGCGCTGCACTTCGATGTACAGCGTCGAGCCGTCGACGCCGTAACGGGTCAGCGCGGCCGGATAACCGAGCAGGTAGCAGCTGGCACCGAGGCCGCGGACGATCTCTGCCGGGGTCGTGGCGACAGACGCCACACGCACCACCTGAGCCGTACCGAGCTTGCAGAAATCGGCGACGTAGAAAGTCAGCGCGCCGGCCTGGACCTTCAACTTGGCGTAAGGGCGAATTTCTGCCGCCGGCACCATCTGCGGTTCAGCCGGCGGGGGCAGGGCTATGGCCAAGGTGCGGATCCTGATTGGGAAATGACGGCACGGCGGAAAGATCGACGATGCCCGAATACGAAAAGCCCGGCACGCTGCCGGGCTTTTCGAGACTGCTTAAAATACTGCCAGCCGCGCTTACCGGCCGGTGGTCAGCGTGATCGTCAGCGGGCTGGCCATCGTGACCTTGACGCCGACTTCGCCCTGGATGTTGACCAGGTCTGC from Nevskia ramosa DSM 11499 includes the following:
- a CDS encoding ShlB/FhaC/HecB family hemolysin secretion/activation protein, which produces MAIALPPPAEPQMVPAAEIRPYAKLKVQAGALTFYVADFCKLGTAQVVRVASVATTPAEIVRGLGASCYLLGYPAALTRYGVDGSTLYIEVQRGRISSVEASPRIKAYFAGIEKKRFVTAADLEKRRVLADSLSERAGDNYQMQLVPDGPDSSKLVIDNPTDGRDRLQLRAGFATNGNRYSGRYIADGQARYSWGDGTEALVGIGAAVRPPQLRDDQSGPYHEASGSLTRVTTAGVLGVDGRYVELKPKVPAIDAMGTVFPAGLDGEISEAGVSWLVPLHATYTERVTLSLRVARVQQTFDFDDQRLLTERYTKANIVVSGATRFAVGNSHIFELQGGVDLSQGFTSSPFVPAGGGGRGQFSMARPAIRLSYQPDAAFTPSIEASAQFTSAALPQNEQVVLGGDAQRAFEPGTAAGDQGWRARATINHRPWALGWLSFEPTLFAEYGAARFRDPPPVTAGTAERAAVGLEATVRLGSTVEFTGFVAEPVLASGPSLLADDERRLGARLSITY